In the genome of Triticum urartu cultivar G1812 chromosome 5, Tu2.1, whole genome shotgun sequence, one region contains:
- the LOC125506086 gene encoding cupincin-like — translation MKSAVRSPWLVLAIVLSLCLSLSFASWDAEDVGRGSRRWQEGGDEGRSGGSGRPYHFGQESYREWAKSRHGHFKVLERFDHELLRGSIGDYRVAYLDAAPRAFLQPSHHDADEIAFVREGEGVLVLLRNGKRESFCIREGDVIVIPAGSIVYSANTHRSKWLRVVMLINPVSTPGRFQEFFLIGSGDERPQSFLSVFSDEVIQAALNTRREDVDRVFESKSKGEGEIYEASEEQIRELSRSCSRGGRGGGGSGSEKEDIQPRSLTGEKPRYSNKHGRFHQITGDQCHHLRKLDMDVTLVNITRGSMTALKYTTRSTRIYVVVEGRDGYFEMACPHISSSGRSERREHEQEREREHGQGRRSEEREREQGRGRRSEEREQEQGHGREQEKSRGYRQVRAQIKVGSVIVLPAGHPATFVAGNDGNLALLSFGVGANNDEEVFVTGGNSVLKQLDEAAKALAFPQQARELADRVIRAQPESVFVAGPQQQRRVADM, via the exons ATGAAGTCCGCAGTAAGATCACCATGGCTAGTGCTAGCCATCGTCCTCTCCCTCTGCCTCTCCCTCTCGTTCGCGTCGTGGGATGCCGAGGACGTAGGCAGGGGTAGTAGGAGGTGGCAAGAAGGGGGCGACGAAGGGCGGTCCGGCGGAAGTGGCCGGCCGTACCACTTCGGCCAGGAGAGCTACCGGGAGTGGGCCAAGTCGCGGCACGGCCACTTTAAGGTGCTGGAGCGGTTCGACCACGAGCTGCTCCGGGGTTCCATCGGCGACTACCGCGTCGCGTACCTGGACGCGGCGCCGCGCGCGTTCCTGCAGCCCAGTCACCACGACGCAGacgagatcgccttcgtcagggAAGGCGAGGGCGTGCTCGTGTTGCTGAGGAACGGGAAGCGGGAGTCGTTCTGCATCAGGGAGGGCGACGTCATCGTGATCCCGGCCGGATCCATCGTGTACTCCGCCAACACGCACCGGTCCAAATGGCTCCGCGTCGTCATGCTCATCAACCCCGTCTCCACGCCGGGCCGCTTCCAG GAGTTCTTCCTTATTGGATCTGGAGACGAGCGCCCGCAGTCCTTCTTGAGCGTCTTCAGCGACGAGGTTATCCAGGCCGCATTAAAC ACTCGGCGGGAGGATGTGGACAGAGTGTTTGAGAGCAAAAGCAAGGGTGAGGGTGAGATATATGAGGCGTCGGAGGAGCAGATACGGGAGCTGAGCAGGTCGTGCTCCAGgggaggacgcggcggcggcggctcgggttCCGAGAAGGAGGACATCCAGCCGCGCAGCCTCACCGGCGAGAAGCCGCGCTACTCGAACAAGCACGGCAGGTTCCACCAGATCACCGGAGACCAGTGCCACCACCTCCGCAAGCTCGACATGGATGTCACCCTCGTCAACATCACCCGG GGCTCGATGACGGCACTGAAGTACACCACCCGGTCGACCAGGATCTACGTCGTCGTGGAGGGGCGCGACGGCTACTTCGAGATGGCGTGCCCGCACATCTCCAGCTCCGGCCGTTCTGAACGCCGTGAGCACGAGCAAGAGCGCGAGCGCGAGCACGGGCAGGGCAGGAGGAGCGAGGAGCGCGAGCGTGAGCAGGGGCGGGGCAGGAGGAGCGAGGAGCGCGAGCAGGAGCAGGGCCACGGCCGGGAGCAGGAGAAATCGAGGGGCTACAGGCAGGTGAGGGCCCAGATCAAGGTGGGGTCGGTGATCGTGCTCCCCGCGGGCCACCCGGCGACGTTCGTGGCCGGGAACGACGGGAACCTCGCCCTGCTGTCCTTCGGCGTGGGCGCCAACAACGACGAGGAGGTGTTCGTGACCGGCGGGAACAGCGTCCTGAAGCAGCTGGACGAGGCGGCCAAGGCGCTGGCGT